From one Plantibacter flavus genomic stretch:
- a CDS encoding FUSC family protein, whose protein sequence is MAERGLKTSLISFAPSPKRWPAALTAAIAMAVPVAVATFFGLTPLGLLTGLGAFTALYCAPLSRRDRLRVLPLIGAGLVTAAALGVAMSGSRPLTAVGLIVVGSVVIWLVQGIVLGPPGALFFILVFGIAGHLTAPVPIGGAGLDGGLVILLVAAGSAFAFLVVVAPLLVPAVRRGAGKPTPMRVLFPEYRLSATDRRIATRLTVALAISAVLGAVLGLGHGYWIAGSAVAILSVGHSRTLSATRGVHRVLGTVVGAGIFLTVASLQPHGYVLALVLAALQFTIELVVIRHYALALVFITPLVLIISTSSSKQPVLAIVGERVLDTLLGAAVAMLLLLVSWGRDRRRAASPAAPGTPPIT, encoded by the coding sequence ATGGCTGAACGCGGTCTGAAGACCTCGCTGATCAGCTTCGCGCCATCGCCCAAGCGCTGGCCGGCCGCCCTCACCGCCGCGATAGCGATGGCCGTGCCGGTCGCGGTCGCGACGTTCTTCGGACTCACGCCGCTCGGCCTGCTCACCGGCCTCGGGGCGTTCACCGCGCTCTACTGCGCGCCGCTCAGCCGCCGGGACCGTCTGCGGGTGCTGCCGCTCATCGGAGCAGGACTCGTCACGGCCGCGGCGCTGGGTGTCGCGATGTCGGGTTCTCGGCCGCTGACCGCGGTCGGTCTCATCGTCGTCGGGTCGGTGGTGATCTGGCTGGTGCAGGGCATCGTCCTCGGCCCTCCGGGCGCGCTGTTCTTCATCCTCGTGTTCGGCATCGCCGGCCACCTGACCGCGCCCGTCCCGATCGGCGGCGCCGGGCTCGACGGCGGGCTGGTCATCCTGCTCGTGGCGGCCGGTTCGGCCTTCGCCTTCCTGGTGGTCGTCGCGCCGTTGCTCGTGCCGGCGGTCCGCCGCGGCGCGGGGAAGCCGACGCCGATGCGCGTGCTGTTCCCCGAGTACCGGCTGAGCGCGACCGACCGCCGGATCGCGACACGCCTCACCGTCGCGCTCGCGATCAGCGCTGTCCTCGGAGCGGTCCTCGGCCTCGGTCACGGGTACTGGATCGCCGGGTCCGCCGTCGCGATCCTCAGCGTCGGGCACTCGCGCACCCTGAGCGCGACACGCGGCGTGCACCGCGTGCTCGGGACGGTCGTCGGCGCCGGGATCTTCCTCACCGTGGCCTCGCTCCAGCCGCACGGCTACGTCCTCGCCCTCGTGCTGGCCGCCCTGCAGTTCACGATCGAGCTCGTCGTCATCCGGCACTACGCGTTGGCGCTCGTCTTCATCACGCCGCTCGTGCTCATCATCAGCACGTCCTCGTCGAAGCAGCCGGTGCTCGCGATCGTGGGGGAGCGGGTGCTCGACACCCTCCTCGGAGCGGCCGTCGCGATGCTCCTCCTGCTCGTGTCCTGGGGACGCGATCGCCGCCGCGCGGCGTCTCCGGCCGCTCCCGGCACCCCGCCCATCACCTGA
- a CDS encoding acyltransferase family protein, producing MTHPAPAAARPKQRVPFWDNARFACITLVVMGHAIQRLTSESDPALVVYLFLYAFHMPAFAIISGYFSKSAPPGRRQMRRVITDILVPYLIMEGIWSLVQFLVEGKRAFNPTQPSWTLWFLLALGIFRLVLPYLALLRWPLLWSVVISIGVGYLDNVDSTFSLSRALGILPFFVLGWQINRWRLVDRWRLVRTRAWWIRIAAAVVFIAWAVVLVLGIDLWRRIDLRYWFFYDRGYTALGNEDGTGGLVRLAAILLAVVLTAAFFVLVPRGQSWITRYGQSTMYVYLLHSFVLYPLRESGVLTDTGNPELVLVGLLVLSVLIVIVLSSGPVRRITRPLIEPRAAFIFSRKRAFDPEPPRSDPTGSRRDVTR from the coding sequence TTGACGCATCCCGCGCCGGCAGCCGCTCGCCCGAAGCAGCGCGTCCCGTTCTGGGACAACGCCCGTTTCGCGTGCATCACGCTCGTGGTCATGGGCCACGCGATCCAGCGTCTGACCTCCGAGTCCGACCCCGCGCTCGTCGTGTACCTGTTCCTCTACGCCTTCCACATGCCGGCGTTCGCGATCATCAGCGGGTACTTCTCGAAGTCGGCCCCTCCCGGACGACGACAGATGCGTCGGGTGATCACGGACATCCTCGTGCCCTACCTGATCATGGAGGGGATCTGGTCCCTCGTGCAGTTCCTCGTCGAGGGCAAACGCGCGTTCAACCCGACCCAACCGTCGTGGACCCTCTGGTTCCTCCTCGCGCTCGGCATCTTCCGCCTCGTCCTGCCCTATCTCGCCCTCCTGCGCTGGCCATTGCTCTGGAGCGTGGTGATCTCGATCGGCGTCGGCTACCTCGACAACGTCGACAGCACGTTCTCGCTCTCGCGCGCGCTCGGGATCCTGCCGTTCTTCGTGCTCGGGTGGCAGATCAACCGGTGGCGGCTCGTGGACCGCTGGCGTCTCGTCCGTACGAGGGCCTGGTGGATCCGGATCGCCGCCGCCGTCGTCTTCATCGCGTGGGCGGTCGTCCTCGTCCTCGGGATCGACCTGTGGCGCCGCATCGACCTGCGCTACTGGTTCTTCTACGACCGGGGGTACACCGCGCTCGGGAACGAGGACGGGACGGGCGGCCTGGTGCGACTCGCGGCCATCCTGCTGGCCGTCGTCCTCACCGCGGCGTTCTTCGTGCTCGTCCCCCGCGGCCAGTCGTGGATCACCCGGTACGGACAGTCGACGATGTACGTCTACCTGCTGCACTCCTTCGTGCTCTACCCCCTGCGAGAGTCGGGCGTCCTGACCGACACGGGCAACCCGGAGCTCGTGCTCGTCGGCCTGCTGGTGCTGTCGGTCCTGATCGTCATCGTGCTCTCCAGCGGACCCGTGCGCCGCATCACGAGACCGCTCATCGAACCCCGCGCGGCGTTCATCTTCAGTCGCAAGCGGGCCTTCGACCCGGAGCCCCCGCGAAGCGACCCGACCGGATCGCGCCGCGACGTCACGAGGTGA
- a CDS encoding NADP-dependent oxidoreductase — MARFVRFDRFGGPEVFHLVEGDIPVPGHDEVRVRVLVAGLNPVDHKLASSPEALASFGRDVPSGNGNDFAGVVDGVGSGVQGFATGDHVYGGHRFHAQADFLIAPAGILHHVPNGLTIEQAGALDIAGRAAIASVAAVGVQQSDTVLVSAAAGGVGVLAAQLARRTGAVVLGTAGAANQEFLRGLGVIPVQYGDGLRERVLEAAPGGITAVIDTHGRPTLELARDLGVAPERVNTIADRPFATEHGFRGVGGQDATLDELAALGESIARGEIVLPIDSVWPIERVVDAYRHLIDGHVRGKVVLVTS; from the coding sequence ATGGCGAGGTTCGTGCGGTTCGACCGGTTCGGTGGCCCCGAGGTGTTCCACCTCGTCGAGGGCGACATCCCGGTGCCCGGCCACGACGAGGTCCGAGTCCGTGTCCTCGTCGCAGGGCTCAACCCCGTCGACCACAAGCTCGCGTCATCACCCGAAGCGCTCGCCTCCTTCGGGCGGGACGTCCCGAGCGGGAACGGCAACGACTTCGCCGGGGTGGTGGACGGTGTGGGGAGCGGCGTCCAGGGATTCGCGACGGGCGACCACGTGTACGGCGGACACCGGTTCCACGCGCAGGCGGACTTCCTCATCGCTCCGGCCGGCATCCTCCACCACGTGCCGAACGGGCTCACCATCGAGCAGGCCGGTGCCCTCGACATCGCGGGACGCGCGGCGATCGCATCGGTCGCCGCCGTCGGCGTCCAGCAGTCGGACACGGTGCTCGTGAGTGCTGCGGCCGGCGGGGTCGGCGTGCTCGCGGCGCAGCTCGCCAGGCGGACCGGCGCGGTCGTGCTCGGCACCGCCGGTGCGGCCAATCAGGAGTTCCTCCGCGGTCTCGGCGTCATCCCCGTCCAGTACGGCGACGGCCTGCGCGAGCGTGTCCTCGAGGCGGCCCCCGGCGGGATCACCGCCGTCATCGACACGCACGGCCGGCCGACCCTCGAGCTGGCGCGCGATCTCGGCGTCGCGCCGGAGCGGGTCAACACGATCGCGGACCGACCCTTCGCCACCGAGCACGGGTTCCGCGGCGTCGGCGGACAGGACGCGACGCTCGACGAGCTGGCAGCGCTCGGCGAGTCGATCGCGCGGGGTGAGATCGTCCTCCCGATCGACAGCGTGTGGCCCATCGAGCGGGTCGTCGACGCCTACCGCCACCTCATCGACGGTCACGTCCGCGGGAAGGTCGTCCTCGTCACCTCGTGA
- a CDS encoding amino acid permease codes for MSIWRTKSIEDSLADSSVEGRSLKRTLGTWDLMIMGVAVAVGAGIFSVGAKAAGNYAGPSVSLAFILAAVTCALAIMCYAEFASTVPVAGSAYTFTYATLGELLAWIIGWDLILEMLTAAAVIAKYWGIYLSNVFLLWGWDVPSELDVLGLKVSWGAFVIVAIFTTLLVLGTKLSSRVASVFTIIKVAIVIFVIVVGAFFVKAANYTPFIPDEVPTKGGASDAWSQSLFSFMTGAAPAQYGVFGLLAGASLVFFAFIGFDVVATSAEEVKNPQRNLPRGIFGGLAIVTVLYVGVSLVLTGMVPYTTLAEAEDPSLATAFIAVGADWAAQVISIGILAGLTTVIMVLLLGLARVVFAMSRDGLLPRSLSVTSEKRKTPVRVQLIVGALVALIAGLTDVGILEEMINIGTLSAFVLVSIAVIVLRKKYPKLPRAFRVPWSPFLPILSAVLCVWLMLNLTTLTWVRFLVWLALGFIIYFAYSRRHSIVGKKARGELVE; via the coding sequence ATGAGCATCTGGCGGACGAAGAGCATCGAGGACTCCCTCGCGGATTCCAGCGTCGAAGGGCGCAGCCTGAAGCGCACGCTCGGCACCTGGGACCTCATGATCATGGGTGTCGCGGTCGCGGTCGGCGCGGGCATCTTCTCCGTCGGAGCCAAGGCCGCGGGCAACTATGCGGGCCCGTCCGTGTCGCTCGCGTTCATCCTCGCGGCCGTCACCTGTGCCCTCGCCATCATGTGCTACGCGGAGTTCGCCTCCACCGTGCCCGTCGCCGGCTCCGCCTACACCTTCACCTACGCCACCCTCGGTGAGCTCCTCGCGTGGATCATCGGATGGGACCTCATCCTGGAGATGCTCACGGCGGCCGCCGTCATCGCCAAGTACTGGGGCATCTACCTCAGCAACGTCTTCCTGCTCTGGGGCTGGGACGTGCCGAGCGAGCTCGACGTCCTCGGGCTCAAGGTCAGCTGGGGCGCGTTCGTCATCGTCGCGATCTTCACCACCCTGCTCGTCCTCGGTACGAAGCTGTCCTCGCGTGTCGCGAGCGTCTTCACGATCATCAAGGTCGCGATCGTCATCTTCGTCATCGTCGTCGGCGCCTTCTTCGTCAAGGCGGCGAACTACACGCCGTTCATCCCCGACGAGGTCCCGACGAAGGGCGGGGCGTCCGATGCCTGGTCGCAGTCGCTGTTCTCCTTCATGACGGGGGCCGCGCCCGCGCAGTACGGCGTCTTCGGTCTGCTCGCCGGTGCCTCACTCGTCTTCTTCGCCTTCATCGGGTTCGACGTCGTCGCCACGAGCGCGGAGGAGGTCAAGAACCCGCAGCGTAACCTGCCGCGCGGCATCTTCGGTGGCCTCGCCATCGTGACCGTCCTCTACGTCGGCGTGAGCCTCGTCCTCACCGGCATGGTGCCGTACACGACGCTCGCCGAGGCTGAGGACCCTTCACTCGCGACGGCGTTCATCGCGGTGGGTGCGGACTGGGCCGCGCAGGTGATCTCGATCGGCATCCTCGCCGGCCTGACGACCGTCATCATGGTGCTCCTGCTCGGCCTCGCCCGCGTGGTCTTCGCCATGAGCCGCGACGGCCTGCTCCCGCGCTCACTCAGTGTCACCTCCGAGAAGCGCAAGACACCTGTGCGGGTGCAGCTCATCGTCGGCGCGCTCGTCGCGCTGATCGCCGGCCTGACCGACGTGGGCATCCTCGAGGAGATGATCAACATCGGCACGCTCTCCGCGTTCGTGCTCGTCAGCATCGCCGTGATCGTGCTGCGGAAGAAGTACCCGAAGCTGCCGCGCGCGTTCCGCGTCCCGTGGTCGCCGTTCCTCCCGATCCTCTCAGCGGTGCTCTGCGTCTGGCTCATGCTCAACCTGACGACGCTCACCTGGGTGCGGTTCCTCGTCTGGCTGGCGCTCGGCTTCATCATCTACTTCGCCTACAGCCGCCGGCACTCCATCGTCGGCAAGAAGGCGCGGGGCGAGCTCGTCGAGTGA
- the rpsO gene encoding 30S ribosomal protein S15, with translation MALEGDRKKAIIEEYATHPGDTGSPEVQVAVMTRRIKDLTEHLKEHKHDHHSRRGLLLLVGQRRRLLGYLQAVDIERYRSLIERLGLRR, from the coding sequence ATGGCGCTTGAAGGAGACCGTAAGAAGGCGATCATCGAAGAGTACGCAACCCACCCAGGTGACACCGGATCCCCCGAGGTCCAGGTGGCGGTCATGACCCGCCGCATCAAGGACCTCACCGAGCACCTCAAGGAGCACAAGCACGACCACCACTCGCGTCGTGGCCTGCTGCTCCTGGTCGGACAGCGTCGCCGCCTCCTCGGCTACCTCCAGGCCGTCGACATCGAGCGCTACCGCTCGCTGATCGAGCGCCTCGGACTCCGCCGCTAG
- a CDS encoding FMN reductase, giving the protein MTAKRTLAVVSAGLSQPSSTRLLADRLRDATVAHLEQDGYDVETTSIELRDLAQDITNNLLTGFPSPRLSEAIEAMTGADGVIAVTPIFSSSYSGLFKSFFDVVEPTALTGVPIVLGATGGSARHSLALEYAVRPLFAYLRAVTVPTAVFAASEDWGTGDAQLGALPARIDRAAGELSALVAASDRSGRLNDPFALDRPFSELLGGRGA; this is encoded by the coding sequence ATGACCGCGAAGCGTACGCTCGCCGTCGTGTCGGCAGGTCTCAGCCAGCCGTCGTCGACGCGCCTCCTCGCCGACCGCCTCCGCGACGCCACCGTGGCGCACCTCGAGCAGGACGGCTATGACGTCGAGACGACGTCGATCGAGCTGCGCGACCTGGCTCAGGACATCACGAACAACCTGCTGACCGGGTTCCCCAGTCCACGGTTGTCCGAGGCGATCGAAGCCATGACCGGCGCAGACGGCGTCATCGCCGTGACGCCGATCTTCTCCTCCAGCTACTCCGGCTTGTTCAAGTCGTTCTTCGACGTGGTGGAGCCGACCGCTCTGACCGGGGTGCCCATCGTCCTCGGTGCGACGGGTGGGTCGGCCAGACACTCGCTCGCCCTCGAATACGCCGTGCGTCCCCTGTTCGCCTACCTGCGGGCGGTGACCGTGCCGACCGCCGTGTTCGCGGCCTCCGAGGACTGGGGGACGGGCGACGCGCAGCTCGGCGCCCTGCCGGCGCGGATCGACCGTGCGGCCGGTGAGTTGAGCGCACTCGTGGCGGCCTCGGACCGTTCCGGGCGCCTGAACGACCCGTTCGCGCTCGACCGCCCGTTCTCCGAGCTGCTCGGTGGTCGCGGGGCCTGA
- a CDS encoding LLM class flavin-dependent oxidoreductase, which translates to MQFGIFTVGDVTTDPTTGITPTEHERIEAMVAIAVKAEEVGLDVFATGEHHNPPFVPSSPTTMLGYIAAKTTDLILSTSTTLITTNDPVKIAEDYAMLQHLAGGRVDLIMGRGNTGPVYPWFGKDIREGINLAIENYALLHRLWREDYVDWQGQFRTPLQGFQSTPRPLDGVPPFVWHGSIRSPEIAEQAAYYGDGFFANNIFWPKEHYMRLIQLYRQRFEHYGHGTAAQAIVGLGGQAFMAKNSQDAVAQFRPYFDNAPVYGHGPTLEDFTEQTPLTVGSPQQVIDRYAGMREHFGDYQRQLFLMDHAGLPLATVLDQLEILGGEVVPVLRKEFAKDRPADVPEAPTHASMVAAAEAELASRSGAVETSRVASGSAFGAAAVGATR; encoded by the coding sequence ATGCAATTCGGAATCTTCACGGTGGGGGATGTCACCACCGACCCGACCACCGGGATCACGCCCACCGAGCACGAGCGCATCGAGGCGATGGTCGCGATCGCCGTGAAGGCGGAGGAGGTCGGTCTCGACGTCTTCGCGACCGGCGAGCACCACAACCCGCCCTTCGTCCCGTCGAGTCCCACGACCATGCTCGGCTACATCGCTGCGAAGACCACGGACCTCATCCTCTCGACGAGCACGACGCTCATCACCACGAACGACCCGGTGAAGATCGCCGAGGACTACGCCATGCTGCAGCACCTGGCCGGCGGCCGGGTCGACCTCATCATGGGCCGTGGCAACACGGGGCCCGTCTACCCCTGGTTCGGCAAGGACATCCGCGAGGGCATCAACCTCGCCATCGAGAACTACGCGTTGCTCCACCGCCTGTGGCGAGAGGACTACGTCGACTGGCAGGGCCAGTTCCGCACCCCGCTGCAGGGCTTCCAGTCCACACCGCGACCGCTCGACGGCGTGCCGCCCTTCGTGTGGCACGGCTCCATCCGGAGCCCCGAGATCGCCGAGCAGGCGGCCTACTACGGCGACGGCTTCTTCGCGAACAACATCTTCTGGCCGAAGGAGCACTACATGCGCCTCATCCAGCTGTACCGTCAGCGGTTCGAGCACTACGGACACGGCACGGCCGCGCAGGCGATCGTCGGACTCGGCGGTCAGGCGTTCATGGCGAAGAACTCGCAGGATGCCGTCGCCCAGTTCCGGCCGTACTTCGACAACGCCCCGGTCTACGGTCACGGGCCGACGCTCGAGGACTTCACCGAGCAGACGCCGCTCACCGTCGGCAGCCCGCAGCAGGTCATCGACCGGTACGCCGGGATGCGCGAACACTTCGGCGACTACCAGCGTCAGCTGTTCCTCATGGATCACGCCGGGCTCCCGCTCGCGACGGTGCTCGACCAGCTCGAGATCCTCGGCGGCGAGGTCGTGCCGGTGCTGCGCAAGGAGTTCGCGAAGGACCGTCCGGCCGACGTCCCGGAGGCGCCGACGCACGCGTCGATGGTCGCAGCCGCTGAGGCGGAACTCGCTTCGCGCTCCGGTGCGGTCGAGACGAGCCGGGTCGCATCCGGTTCGGCGTTCGGCGCGGCGGCGGTCGGGGCGACCCGATGA